Proteins found in one Chloroflexota bacterium genomic segment:
- a CDS encoding cysteine hydrolase: protein MPNVVIVVDMLRGFIEEGYPLCCGKDARRVIPCIQRLLERELKQGSRVIFLADNHDPHDLEFKMFPRHCVAGTEEAEIITELARYPGEVMPKKRFSGFYGTPLEQRLKELKPEKIIVVGVCTDICVMHTVADARNRDYPVEVPVDCVASFDEENHRFALDHMEKVLGANLTRG from the coding sequence GTGCCCAATGTGGTCATAGTGGTGGATATGCTGCGGGGCTTCATAGAGGAGGGCTATCCCCTCTGCTGCGGGAAGGATGCCCGGCGGGTCATCCCCTGCATCCAGCGCCTCCTGGAAAGGGAGCTGAAGCAGGGCTCCAGGGTCATTTTCCTGGCCGACAACCACGACCCCCATGACCTGGAGTTCAAGATGTTCCCCCGGCACTGCGTGGCCGGGACAGAGGAGGCGGAGATAATCACGGAGCTGGCCCGCTACCCGGGGGAGGTGATGCCCAAGAAGCGCTTTTCCGGCTTCTACGGCACCCCCCTGGAACAGAGGCTCAAGGAGCTGAAGCCGGAGAAAATCATTGTGGTCGGTGTCTGCACTGATATCTGTGTGATGCACACGGTGGCCGATGCCCGCAACCGGGACTACCCGGTGGAGGTCCCGGTGGACTGCGTGGCCAGCTTTGATGAGGAAAACCACCGCTTTGCCCTGGACCACATGGAGAAGGTCCTGGGGGCAAATCTGACAAGGGGGTGA